The Chryseobacterium aureum genome contains a region encoding:
- a CDS encoding response regulator transcription factor, with protein MTKKILIADDHHVVRIGTAMILEKNLNYCEVDFAETYSEAKKKIESAKYDLIILDIELPGSIFKSMIKEIKGISEGSLILIFTSYKENIALQYIEEGANGFLNKQSDPDHFVKAIESLFKDGFYYTPEIMNELLKGNKKRNAVENLSERERQIFNLLAKGNGNLEIANALNIEESTVGTYKRRVYQKLKISNLVELLEIYNEIH; from the coding sequence ATGACAAAAAAAATACTCATTGCAGATGATCATCATGTGGTAAGAATTGGAACAGCGATGATTCTGGAGAAAAATTTAAATTATTGTGAAGTGGATTTTGCAGAAACCTACAGTGAAGCAAAGAAGAAAATAGAATCGGCAAAGTATGATTTAATTATTCTTGATATTGAACTTCCCGGAAGCATTTTCAAATCAATGATCAAAGAGATAAAAGGAATCTCTGAGGGTAGTCTCATACTAATATTTACCTCCTATAAAGAAAATATTGCCTTACAGTATATTGAAGAAGGTGCGAACGGCTTCTTGAACAAGCAGAGCGACCCGGATCATTTTGTTAAAGCAATTGAATCTCTTTTTAAAGATGGATTTTATTATACTCCGGAGATCATGAATGAATTGCTGAAAGGAAATAAAAAGAGAAATGCCGTTGAAAATTTGTCTGAACGGGAACGGCAGATCTTTAACCTTCTTGCAAAAGGAAACGGAAATCTTGAAATTGCGAACGCTCTTAATATTGAAGAATCCACCGTGGGAACTTATAAAAGAAGAGTGTATCAGAAATTAAAAATTTCCAATCTTGTTGAGCTGCTGGAAATTTATAATGAAATACATTAA
- a CDS encoding sensor histidine kinase, with protein sequence MKLLYFISFLFFLSIYGQNYTIQWYNTDNGLPQNSIKDIVKDKYGFIWLSMEGRIVRYDGSNFVQYRNFAFKNLSFGDFFGSIQKDRITIFNASEKDLLLISQRKPGAVSSGQVTGPEGTANQKVYKQLVKNNVTVRFVSYIDSYFVKLNTGTYYFENNGITYTDNKSKKNTELPLKFSRSKLRRLFIHGDYAFAADIENKKILQLYQGKYSYISAPPIYTDPETKIYWQQITGQVFMINHGKIYRSVFSDGKLKLTYLLEYRDIDKEISGAMFYDEILRKLYIGSSINGLKILSLSDFSVSRKNLPYQDEVCYAAIPYGGNSVLTQEGIRYFQHTSERVFPAAQSYDKRYTLEDDVGNLVYRENNSIHIRYKNTGFTKYDSIAFKNKEIDGLYKSGGLYMASLVSGKASSLCIFKNDQFKDIEKIIPCKDNVDAVLRYNQDLLYLGTSGGIYVYSLAGNRIVKMIGKGLPVKQIIRTKDGNVWFTTYNRGFYWIKGQKTIRVPSDKNDFLANAHSLLEDKKSNLWISSNNGLFKVNKNVLLQYMKAPKGSITYYRYTKNQGLLNNEFNGSANPCTHVLEDGSFVFPSMEGFVFFDPEKVGTYYPATEDIYLERAKIKGKMIQLKDKIFLECGYKNAEVYIDIPYYSDLENIYLQAKLDNEDRPWVNIKSDKTFRLGNLDPGTYHLLVRFLSSKSGTFVYKTIPVEVEAYFYQTLLFKILLAGICIFIVLVIVQMRTNFLRLKNKALKNILVHKDKELLDTNNKLKNESDYQKKLVESISHDITTPVKFIALLSQELNQTLDLRTQKKYFDSIYKTSEQLYKFTLSLKEYTELYKQENRAGEEYSVYDLIETKRLLFEEIAGQKNTFIYNFCDHQLKTSVNKNILLAVFHNIIDNAVKNTLEGEITITSAFTQSHMEISISDTGNGMSDEQRNYYSGLFKEKENKQMIFKNYGLGLHMVVQLLMKIHSEMTIHQNTPKGTIIKILIKI encoded by the coding sequence ATGAAACTTCTTTACTTTATTTCATTTTTGTTTTTTCTAAGCATCTACGGGCAAAACTATACTATCCAATGGTATAACACGGATAATGGTCTGCCACAAAATAGCATCAAGGATATTGTAAAGGATAAATATGGTTTTATCTGGCTGTCTATGGAAGGTAGAATTGTACGGTATGATGGGAGTAATTTTGTACAGTACAGAAATTTTGCATTCAAAAATTTAAGCTTTGGTGATTTCTTTGGAAGCATACAGAAAGACCGGATCACTATTTTTAATGCTTCTGAAAAAGATCTTCTTCTGATTTCTCAAAGAAAACCCGGCGCAGTATCATCCGGCCAGGTTACCGGCCCGGAAGGAACAGCAAATCAGAAAGTCTATAAACAGCTTGTGAAAAATAATGTTACTGTAAGATTTGTTTCTTATATAGATTCTTACTTTGTCAAGCTAAATACAGGTACATATTATTTTGAAAATAACGGAATTACTTACACTGATAATAAAAGTAAAAAGAATACTGAGCTCCCTCTGAAGTTTTCCCGCAGCAAATTAAGAAGGTTATTCATTCATGGAGATTATGCTTTTGCCGCTGATATTGAAAATAAAAAAATACTTCAATTGTATCAGGGAAAATATTCTTATATCAGTGCTCCGCCCATTTATACCGATCCTGAAACAAAAATCTATTGGCAGCAGATTACCGGACAGGTATTTATGATTAACCATGGTAAAATATACAGGAGTGTATTTTCAGATGGAAAATTAAAACTCACTTACCTGCTGGAATATAGGGATATTGATAAAGAGATTTCAGGGGCAATGTTTTATGATGAGATACTGCGGAAGCTGTACATCGGGAGTTCTATTAATGGACTTAAGATTCTAAGTCTTTCTGATTTCTCTGTTTCCAGAAAAAACTTGCCCTATCAGGATGAGGTCTGTTATGCAGCGATTCCTTATGGTGGTAATTCTGTGCTGACCCAGGAAGGGATCAGATACTTTCAGCATACTTCAGAAAGAGTATTTCCGGCTGCCCAATCTTATGATAAACGGTATACCTTGGAGGATGATGTTGGGAATTTGGTGTACCGGGAAAATAATTCTATCCATATAAGGTATAAGAATACAGGATTTACAAAATATGATTCCATTGCTTTTAAAAATAAAGAAATTGATGGTCTGTATAAAAGCGGAGGATTATATATGGCATCGCTGGTCAGTGGAAAAGCATCTTCCCTCTGTATTTTTAAGAATGATCAGTTTAAAGATATTGAAAAAATCATTCCCTGTAAAGATAATGTAGATGCTGTTTTAAGATATAATCAGGATCTTCTTTATCTTGGAACCAGCGGTGGAATCTATGTTTATTCCCTTGCCGGAAATAGAATAGTGAAAATGATCGGAAAAGGTCTTCCTGTAAAACAGATTATCCGGACGAAAGATGGGAATGTCTGGTTTACGACTTATAACAGAGGTTTTTATTGGATCAAGGGTCAAAAAACGATCAGGGTTCCGTCCGATAAAAATGATTTTCTGGCTAATGCTCATTCTTTGCTGGAGGATAAGAAATCGAATTTATGGATTTCTTCCAATAATGGTTTGTTCAAAGTCAATAAAAATGTTCTTTTACAGTATATGAAAGCTCCGAAAGGAAGCATCACTTATTATCGGTATACCAAAAATCAGGGGTTGCTCAATAATGAATTCAACGGTAGTGCCAATCCGTGTACTCATGTATTAGAGGATGGAAGTTTTGTATTTCCTTCCATGGAGGGTTTTGTATTTTTTGACCCTGAAAAGGTGGGGACTTATTATCCGGCAACGGAAGATATATATCTGGAAAGGGCAAAAATAAAAGGGAAGATGATTCAGCTTAAAGATAAAATCTTTCTGGAATGTGGCTATAAAAATGCTGAGGTTTATATAGATATTCCTTATTATTCTGATCTTGAAAATATTTATTTACAGGCAAAACTGGATAATGAAGACCGTCCATGGGTGAATATAAAAAGTGATAAAACATTCCGGTTGGGGAATCTGGATCCAGGAACCTACCATCTGCTCGTTCGCTTTTTATCTTCCAAATCAGGAACATTTGTTTATAAAACAATTCCTGTAGAGGTAGAAGCCTACTTTTATCAGACCCTCCTCTTTAAAATCCTGTTGGCAGGCATTTGTATTTTCATTGTATTGGTGATAGTGCAGATGAGAACCAATTTTTTGAGACTGAAAAATAAAGCGCTGAAAAATATCCTTGTTCATAAAGATAAAGAATTGCTTGACACCAATAACAAACTTAAAAATGAATCCGATTATCAAAAAAAACTGGTAGAAAGTATTAGCCATGATATTACCACCCCTGTGAAATTTATTGCCCTTCTTTCGCAGGAGCTCAACCAGACTCTGGATCTGAGAACACAGAAAAAATATTTTGACAGCATCTATAAAACTTCAGAGCAACTGTATAAATTCACGTTAAGCCTGAAGGAGTATACAGAGCTTTATAAACAGGAGAATAGAGCTGGAGAAGAATACTCTGTGTATGATCTTATTGAAACCAAAAGATTACTTTTTGAAGAAATTGCAGGGCAGAAAAATACATTTATCTATAATTTTTGTGATCACCAGCTGAAAACTTCAGTCAATAAAAACATTCTTCTTGCGGTTTTCCATAATATTATAGATAATGCTGTGAAAAATACTTTGGAGGGAGAGATTACCATCACATCAGCTTTCACTCAATCCCATATGGAAATCAGTATTAGTGATACAGGAAATGGAATGTCTGATGAACAGAGAAACTACTATTCCGGGCTTTTTAAGGAAAAAGAAAATAAACAAATGATTTTCAAAAATTACGGGTTAGGTCTTCATATGGTTGTTCAGCTGCTGATGAAAATTCATTCAGAAATGACTATACATCAAAATACCCCGAAAGGAACCATTATTAAAATCCTTATTAAAATATGA
- a CDS encoding helix-turn-helix domain-containing protein: MKVCGQNIRKIRRSRDLTQEYMAFEMGISQKAYSDIENSKVKINLEILTKISDILDIKPSDICSISHKCGNDEYEDKYQNLLEYMKKNNISVPKEFL, encoded by the coding sequence ATGAAAGTATGTGGACAAAATATCAGGAAAATACGTAGGAGCAGAGATCTTACGCAGGAATACATGGCGTTTGAAATGGGCATTTCCCAAAAGGCATATTCCGATATTGAGAATTCCAAGGTGAAGATTAACTTGGAGATACTGACGAAGATCTCAGATATTTTAGACATCAAACCATCCGACATCTGTAGTATTTCGCATAAGTGTGGAAATGATGAATATGAAGATAAATATCAAAACCTTTTGGAATACATGAAAAAGAATAATATTTCGGTTCCGAAAGAGTTTTTGTAG
- the ccoN gene encoding cytochrome-c oxidase, cbb3-type subunit I: METQKFNYDNNIVRAFLYATVAFGLVGFLLGLTAALMLFYPELPEFLFGTDDTTIKSLASGNIQGLINTQGAMGFGRIRMLHTSAVIFAFVCNSFFCGAYYSMQRLLKTRMYSDTLSWLHFWSWQFMIVTVVITFLMGINTSKEYAEHEWPIDILIAFSWIIFGINMFGTIAKRRVRHLYVAIWFYIATWIAVAMLHIFNNLEVPLSFTSWKSYSIYAGVKDALVQWWYGHNAVAFVLTTPVLGLMYYFMPKAAQRPVFSYKLSIIHFWSLIFVYLWAGPHHLQYTALPAWAQAVGTGFSIMLIAPSWGGMLNGLLTLRGAWDKVRENPILKFFVVAVTCYGMATFEGPLLATKSLNKIGHYTDWVIGHVHLGALGWNGFMAFGVVYYLVPIMWRTSLWSKKLANWHFWLGTLGIIFYAVPMYISGFTQGLMWKQFNPDGTLLWKNWLDTVTAIIPYFKMRFLGGVLYLSGAILMVINVIKTIKAGSFQKNVPAEAPALANIGTSRKEGEGVHLWLERTPTLLSVLAFITIAIGGLVEIVPTLSLKQSVPTISAVKPYTPLELEGRDLYIREGCNSCHSQMIRPFRDEVVRFEGKNGQYSKAGEFVYDRPFLWGSKRTGPDLHREGGRNPDSWHFKHMYNPRITSAGSIMPRFPWLITNKLDKTQMVDKMKLMKNAFDVPYTKAQIDSASQWADNQSKAIVQRIYAEATDVKDQMIKEKTAKGSSFVPLEQREIVAMIAYLQRLGTDIKTTQVQTASVE, encoded by the coding sequence ATGGAGACGCAAAAATTTAATTATGACAATAATATTGTCAGAGCATTCCTCTATGCGACTGTCGCATTCGGACTTGTAGGATTTCTGCTGGGGCTTACAGCTGCATTGATGCTTTTTTATCCTGAATTGCCTGAATTTTTATTCGGTACGGATGACACAACTATTAAAAGCCTGGCTTCGGGTAATATTCAGGGGCTGATTAATACTCAGGGAGCGATGGGCTTCGGGAGAATCAGAATGCTTCATACCAGTGCTGTCATATTTGCTTTTGTCTGTAACTCCTTTTTCTGCGGTGCTTACTACAGTATGCAGAGACTTCTTAAAACCAGAATGTACAGTGATACACTTTCGTGGCTTCACTTCTGGTCCTGGCAGTTTATGATTGTAACGGTAGTGATCACCTTCCTTATGGGAATCAATACTTCTAAAGAATATGCCGAACACGAATGGCCTATTGATATCTTAATTGCATTCTCATGGATCATTTTCGGAATCAATATGTTCGGAACGATTGCCAAGAGAAGAGTGAGACACTTGTATGTAGCCATCTGGTTCTATATCGCCACCTGGATCGCTGTAGCGATGCTTCACATCTTCAACAATCTGGAGGTTCCGTTATCTTTCACAAGCTGGAAATCCTATTCTATATATGCAGGGGTAAAAGATGCATTAGTACAATGGTGGTATGGGCACAATGCAGTAGCATTTGTATTAACCACTCCTGTATTGGGTCTGATGTATTATTTTATGCCCAAAGCAGCTCAGCGACCGGTATTCTCATACAAACTATCCATTATTCACTTCTGGTCGCTGATCTTTGTATACCTTTGGGCAGGACCTCACCACCTTCAGTATACAGCTTTGCCTGCTTGGGCACAGGCGGTGGGAACAGGTTTCTCTATCATGCTGATTGCACCCTCATGGGGAGGAATGCTGAACGGTCTTCTTACCCTAAGAGGAGCCTGGGATAAAGTAAGAGAAAACCCGATTCTGAAATTCTTTGTAGTGGCTGTTACTTGCTACGGTATGGCTACTTTCGAAGGACCTTTATTAGCTACAAAATCATTAAATAAAATTGGTCACTATACCGACTGGGTGATTGGCCACGTACACTTAGGAGCACTTGGATGGAATGGTTTCATGGCATTCGGGGTGGTATATTATCTGGTGCCGATCATGTGGAGAACATCCCTTTGGTCTAAAAAGCTTGCCAACTGGCACTTCTGGCTGGGAACATTAGGTATTATCTTTTATGCCGTGCCTATGTATATTTCAGGATTTACACAGGGATTAATGTGGAAGCAGTTCAATCCGGACGGAACGTTATTATGGAAAAACTGGCTGGATACGGTAACAGCAATTATTCCCTACTTTAAAATGAGATTCCTTGGAGGCGTTCTGTATTTATCCGGAGCAATTTTAATGGTGATCAATGTGATCAAAACGATTAAAGCCGGTTCATTCCAGAAAAATGTTCCTGCGGAGGCTCCTGCATTAGCCAATATCGGAACTTCAAGAAAAGAAGGTGAAGGCGTGCACCTTTGGCTGGAAAGAACACCTACCCTGCTTTCGGTATTAGCCTTCATTACCATAGCAATTGGTGGACTGGTGGAAATTGTTCCCACCCTATCCCTGAAGCAGAGTGTTCCCACAATTTCAGCAGTAAAACCTTATACACCACTGGAGCTTGAAGGGAGAGACTTATATATCCGTGAAGGCTGTAACTCCTGCCACTCTCAGATGATCAGACCTTTCCGTGATGAGGTGGTAAGATTTGAAGGAAAAAACGGACAGTATTCCAAAGCGGGAGAATTCGTATATGACAGACCCTTTTTATGGGGATCTAAAAGAACAGGACCGGATCTGCACAGAGAAGGAGGAAGAAACCCGGATTCATGGCACTTCAAACATATGTACAACCCAAGAATTACATCTGCCGGTTCTATCATGCCACGTTTCCCATGGTTAATTACCAATAAACTGGACAAAACACAAATGGTGGATAAAATGAAACTGATGAAAAATGCCTTCGATGTTCCTTATACAAAAGCTCAGATAGATTCTGCCAGCCAATGGGCAGATAACCAGTCGAAAGCCATTGTACAGAGAATTTACGCTGAAGCAACGGATGTAAAAGATCAGATGATCAAAGAGAAAACAGCAAAAGGATCTTCTTTTGTACCGCTTGAACAAAGAGAAATTGTAGCAATGATCGCTTATCTGCAGAGATTAGGTACAGACATTAAAACAACCCAGGTACAAACCGCAAGTGTAGAGTAA
- a CDS encoding cbb3-type cytochrome c oxidase N-terminal domain-containing protein, which translates to MKTRTPISIYIATTIGLTIMAFEMFASDSGYFSSPFFWVLILIATILLLIMNSIGDLVENQSFSKLSEEEKKKYLEEKKVPYYQKLWNSAFKKQTATEEKDILIDHGFDGITELDNSLPKWWIGLFWFGCIFCAVYLFAFSFTDYAHPDAEYTKETKTMLASIQEYEKTAPQVTLESAKYSADNIAEGQELFKTNCVTCHGDGGKGGIGPNLTDTHWINSKEKSLFKNVFWMLENGSPNNPTMRPFIKEGTITGRDAEKIAAYIYHINQETAPITPAQGGAAPQGEEVKWENGND; encoded by the coding sequence ATGAAAACGAGAACCCCCATTTCAATATATATCGCGACAACGATAGGTTTAACGATCATGGCCTTTGAAATGTTTGCCAGTGATTCAGGATATTTTTCTTCCCCCTTTTTCTGGGTACTGATATTAATCGCTACGATCCTGCTGCTGATCATGAACTCTATTGGAGATCTGGTAGAAAATCAAAGCTTCAGCAAATTATCCGAGGAAGAGAAAAAAAAATACCTGGAAGAGAAAAAAGTTCCGTATTATCAGAAATTATGGAATTCTGCCTTCAAAAAACAAACCGCTACGGAAGAAAAAGATATTCTCATTGACCATGGTTTTGACGGCATTACGGAACTTGACAACTCTCTTCCGAAATGGTGGATTGGCCTGTTCTGGTTCGGATGCATCTTCTGTGCCGTGTATCTGTTTGCCTTTTCTTTTACAGATTACGCCCATCCTGATGCAGAATACACCAAAGAAACCAAAACAATGTTAGCATCCATCCAAGAATATGAAAAAACAGCTCCTCAGGTCACTCTGGAATCGGCAAAATACAGCGCTGATAATATCGCAGAAGGACAGGAACTCTTCAAAACAAATTGTGTTACCTGCCACGGAGATGGAGGAAAAGGAGGCATAGGCCCGAACCTTACCGACACCCATTGGATCAATAGTAAAGAAAAAAGCTTATTCAAAAATGTTTTCTGGATGCTTGAAAACGGCTCCCCAAATAATCCCACGATGAGACCTTTCATCAAGGAAGGAACCATTACCGGAAGAGATGCTGAAAAGATTGCCGCTTACATTTATCACATCAACCAGGAAACCGCTCCTATCACTCCGGCCCAAGGCGGCGCTGCTCCGCAGGGAGAAGAAGTGAAATGGGAAAACGGAAACGACTAA